Within the Pelagovum pacificum genome, the region CAACTGATGCTGCTCTATTTCGGCCTGCCGCAGCTTGGCATCCGGTTGACGGTGCTTCAGGCGGGCTTGATCGGCCTCGGGGCCTATGCCGGCGCCTTCATGGCCGAGATCATCCGCTCGGGACTGGCGTCCGTCTCGTCTGACCAGATGCAGGCGGCGCGCTCCATGGGCTTCTCGCGCCTTCAGTCGATCCGCTACGTCGTGATGCCCCAGGCGCTTCGCGTGATGCTGCCGCCGTTCGGCAACGAGTTCGCGTCGATGATGCGGACGACGTCGCTACTGTCGGTGATCTCGTTCGAAGAGCTGCTGCGTGTGACCCGGATGGCGATCAACGAGACCTACCGCGTGATCGAGCTCTACTCCGTCGCGGCGGTCTACTACCTCGCGATGTATTCGCTCTGGCTGTTCGTGCAGGCCTACCTCGAAAAGGCGGCCCGTCGCGGCGTAACCGCCCGGCCCGCGACCGCCCCCACGGAAATCAAAGGCGCCCAGTAGCGCCGAATTCTCCAGGACAGACATGTACAATATCATCCTCTTCGGCTGCGGCGCGCTAGGAACCCGGCTGCTTCGCGTGCTCGAGAACGACTATGCCGCGCTGAACGTTGTCGGAGCCATCGACACAGCGCCAAACCTCGCGGGCAGCACGCTTGGCTCGGCCTGCAACTCTGGCCGTTTCGCGGACGTGACGATCTCGCCCGACCTGGACAGCTGCCTTGCGGGACTGGAGACGACACCCGCTGCCTTCATCCACATGACCGAGTCGAAGCCGGCTCGGATCGAGGCTCAACTGCATAACGCGCTCGACCGCGGTATGAACGTGATCTCGGCCGCCGAGTCGATGTTCTATCCCGGCCTCCGCTTCCCCGATTTCTCGGCCCGTCTCGACGCACGCGCGAAAGAGCTTGGCCTGACTGTGACCGGCATGGGCATCAACCCGGGCTTTTCCTATGACACTGTGCCGCTTCTGCTGGCCCGCAGCACCAGCGCGATCAGCGCCATTCGGATCAAGCGTACGATCGATGTGACCGGCACCGGACCCGGCGACATCGAACATGTCGGCTATGGCCTCACGCCCGAAGATTTCCGCGCCGGAGTCGAGCGCGGCGACATCGTCGGCCACATGGGCGCGCCGGAATCTCTCGCCCTGCTGGCCGAGTACCTCGACATGGAGCTCGACCTTGTGACCGAGAGCTGGGACCTGCAGACCGCCGAGATGGATGTCGACAGCGGCGATCCGACGCTCGGCATCCTGCCGCCCGGTCGGGTCGTGGGGATCACACAGCACGCGAAGGGCCATGCGGACGGCAAGGTCGTCCTGCAGACCAGCCTGTCGATGTTCTATCGCCCCGAGACCTTCGGCCTCACAGAGTGCGACGAGATCGAGATCGACGGCAACATGCCGGTCCGAATGCGGATCGAGCCAGCCCTCGAGTCGCTGTTCGGCGCATCGAACGTCCTTGCGAGCACAATCGTTCCCGCGATCGAGGCAGCACCCGGCCTGCTGTGCGGCCTCGACCTTCCGGTCGCGACGCACCGTTCTGACGGGCGCTATGCCGTCGACTCGTCCCGGGATCTGAAGCCGGGTCACGTGCCGCTGACCCGCACCAGAGGCTGATCGCGATGCAGGGCTTCGATCTCCAGGCCTTCCTGGGCTTCGTCTCCTCGCCGCTGATGGCGAAGGCGGCGTGGGTGACCATTTGGGTCGCGGTCGCGGCCCAGACGATCGGAACAGTGCTTGGAACCGGCCTGGGGGTCGCACTGACCTCTGGCCGACCCTGGCTGACCTGGCCGGCCCGGACCTACCTGTGGGTCTTCAAGGGAACGCCACTGCTGGCGCAAATCCTGTTCTTCTACTCGGCCCTGCCGCAGCTGGGTCTGCCGCTGGGCCTCATCGCAACCGGCCTGCTCGGCCTCGGCCTCAACGAAGCGGCACGCATGGCGGACATCGTGCGTTCGGGATTGATGGCAGTGCCGGACACCCAGCGAGAAGCGGCAGCCTCGCTTGGCCTTCGCCCCTCGGTCGCGTTCCGCAAGGTGATCCTTCCGCAGGCGGTTCGGACCATCCTGCCGCCGCTCGGCAACAACTTCGCCTACATGATCAAGGCGACATCGCTGCTTGCAACCATTTCGTTCGCCGAGCTCTTGCGCATGTCTCAGCAACTGGCCCAGTCGACGGCCCGCCCGCTCGAGGCCTATCTCGGCGCGAGTGTCTGGTACCTGGTGCTGATCTCTGTCTGGACAGTCATCCAGAAGTACCTCGAACGTCACTTCGCCCTGAAGGAGTCGATGGAGGCCAGCGACGACACGGGCCGCGCGATGCGCGCCCCGACCGGCAAGGTCGAAGCTCGCGTCGAGGTGCCCCGGTCCTCTGCCGAGGTTGTCATCGAGGCCACCGGCGTCAGTAAGAGCTTCTCGGGGCACATGGCGCTACACCCCACCGATCTTGAAGTTCGACGCGGCGAGGTGGTTGTCGTGCTTGGACCTTCCGGTTCCGGCAAGAGCACCCTGCTGAGAACGCTAAACTGGATCGAGGCGGCCGATGACGGCGATGTCTGGATCGAGGGCAAGAGCCTGGCCTGGACTGAGGGGCGCAACGGCCGGCGGCGCCGTCCGGAGCGCGAGATAGACCGAATTCGCCAGAGGATCGGCATGGTCTTTCAGAACTTCGCGCTGTTCCCGACCTATACCGCCCGCCAGAACGTCGCGCTTGGCCTGATGCGCCTGCGCGGCGTGAAGCGGGCCGAGGCCCTGTCACGCGCTGACGACCTGCTCGCGCGCGTCTCGCTCGGCGACAAGACCGAGGCCTTCCCGATCGAGCTTTCCGGTGGCCAGCGACAGCGCGTGGCGATCGCCCGCGCCATGTCGATGGAGCCCGTCGCGCTTCTCTTCGACGAACCGACCTCCGCCCTCGACCCCGAAACGGTCGGCGAAGTCCTGACCAGCATGACCGATCTCGCGAAGGCCGGCGCCACGATGGTCATCGTCACGCATGAGCTCGGGTTCGCGAAGAAGGCCGCAGACCGGATCGTCTTCATGGAAGACGGGCACAAGATCATGGACCTGCCGGTCGACCGCGCCTTCGCCCCGGACGCCCCGCCCCGCTTCCGCGCGTTCCTCGAGCTGGTCGACGCAAAACCACAGTCCGCCTGAACCGTGGGCGGGTGCTCGGGATGTCTTGCTTAACCTGGGGGGCTCTCGTCGCTTGGGAACTGCCCGCCCAAAAACTGCAGGATCAGCAATAGGACGCGACGGCGGCTCGGCCCACCGCAGGGAGGAACCCTTGTTCGCGGAGCGTCCCCGCGAACCGACGCAACACCTTCCGTGCCGAGGTGGTCCGGGCAGTACGGGAGCTAGACCCACTTGCCCCCCCCCTACCCTCACACAGCGGAATTCGGCGAAATACTCCGCTGCCAAACTCCAGCCAAACAGTGGGACCATTAGCGGGCCCAGATTTACGGTGGTCGTCACTTTTCAGGACATAATGGCGGAGGGGATGGGCCTCAAATCCAACCTTCTCCACCCAGAAACCCAATAATTGCTACCCAACCGTGACGCCAAACACCGCTCCCACCGCTGCTGTCGCAGCCATTGCGAGAGCGCCCCAGAGGGTGACCCGCGCGGCGCCCCGAACGACACCAGCGCCGCCGGCGGAGGCGCCCAGACCGCCGAGGACCGCAAGGCCGACGATCGTCGATGCCGCCACGAACAGCGCGATCGACGTTTCGGGCGCCAATAGAACGACGATCAGCGGAACGACCGCACCCAGGGCGAATGTTAGAGCCGAGACCAGCGCCGCCTGGATCGGGCGTGCCGTCACGGTCTCGGAGATGCCGAGTTCGTCGCGGGCATGCGATCCGAGCGCGTCGCGTTCGGTCAGCTGGTGGGCCACCTTCTCCGCCAGGTCGCGATCCAGCCCCCGGTCAACGTAGATCCGGGTGAGCTCCTCGAGCTCTGCCTCAGGCGTTTCCGCCAGCTCGCGGGTCTCGCGGGCAAGATCGGCTTGTTCCGCATCGGTCAGGGAACTGACCGAGACGTATTCTCCTGCCGCCATGGACATCGCACCGGCCACGAGGCCAGCCAGCCCCGCGATCAGGACCTCCGGCTTTCCCGATCCTGCCGCGGCGACGCCGACAACGAGGCTCGCAGTCGACACCAGTCCGTCGTTGGCTCCGAGAACGGCGGCCCGCAGCCAGCCGATGCGATGCACCATGTGGATTTCGGAATGCGAGAGGCGGCTCATGGCGTGGCTCCTTGCGCGATGTCGGCCTGCCCGGAGGAGACAGCCTTTGGATTCGGGATAGTGGGCTCATGGGGCGCGATGCGCAGCGCGCGCAGGGCGTTCAGGATCACGGCGACGTCGATGATCTCCTGCAGGAGCGCCCCCTGCACCGGAGTGAGATAGCCGAAAGCCGCGGCGATCATGCCCATGACCGACAGCCCGATCCCGGCGACAACGCTTTCGACAGCGATGCGGCGCGCACCGCGCGCAATCTCGATCCCCGGCCCGAGCCGGTCGATACGGTCGACGAGCAGCACGACGTCTGCCGCCTCCGCCGATGCAGCGGCTCCGCGTGCGCCCATCGCGACACCCACATCGGCCGCTGCGAGAGCCGGCGCGTCGTTGACGCCGTCGCCCACCATCATCACGGGCCCGCGCTTGCGCTCGGAGAGAACCAGCAGAACCTTCTGGTCGGGCGTGAGCCCGGCGCGCAGCCCGTCGAGGCCAAGCCCCTCGGTCACGCGCTCAGCCACGTCCGCGCGGTCGCCGGTGGCGAGCAGGATACGCGCGATGCCCTCGCGGCGCAGACCGTCGAGCATGGCGCCCGCACCCTCGCGCAGCGGATCGGACATCACGAGGTGCCCTGCCATTTGCCCGTCGACGGCGACGGCGACGAGAACCGAACCGGCGGCAATGGCGGAATGATCGCCCGGCTGGCGCCCCACGCGCGCGGCCACGAAGCCGTCGCCACCGACGATGACCTTCCGGCCCTCGACATGGCCCACGACGCCTTCACCCGGGATCTCAGCCACGTCCGACGGAACCGGCAGCGTGAAGCCGCGCGCCTTCGCGGCCGCAACGATGGCCTGCGCCACGGGGTGCTTGGACGCCTGGTCGAGCGCTGCAGCGAGGCGCAGTATGTCGTCCTCCGCCATCCCGTCGTGGCTATCGATCGAGACGATCTGCGGCCGGCCGTCCGTCAGCGTGCCGGTCTTGTCGAGGATCAGCGTTCGGATGCGCGCCATCGTCTCGAGCGGTCCCGCGCCCTTGATCAGCACCCCGAAATGCGCGGCACGCGACAGCCCGGCCACCAGCGCCACCGGCACGGCGAGGATCAGCGGACAGGGCGTGGCGACAACGAGCACGGCGACGGCCCGGATCGGATCGCCGGTGAACCACCAGGCCGCGAAGGCGATGCTGACCGTGACCGCGAGAAAGCCCAGCGACCAGCGGTCGGCCAGCCGCGACATCGGCGCCTTCGAGGCCTGCGCCTCCTCGACCAGCCGGACGATCCCGGC harbors:
- a CDS encoding NAD(P)H-dependent amine dehydrogenase family protein, giving the protein MYNIILFGCGALGTRLLRVLENDYAALNVVGAIDTAPNLAGSTLGSACNSGRFADVTISPDLDSCLAGLETTPAAFIHMTESKPARIEAQLHNALDRGMNVISAAESMFYPGLRFPDFSARLDARAKELGLTVTGMGINPGFSYDTVPLLLARSTSAISAIRIKRTIDVTGTGPGDIEHVGYGLTPEDFRAGVERGDIVGHMGAPESLALLAEYLDMELDLVTESWDLQTAEMDVDSGDPTLGILPPGRVVGITQHAKGHADGKVVLQTSLSMFYRPETFGLTECDEIEIDGNMPVRMRIEPALESLFGASNVLASTIVPAIEAAPGLLCGLDLPVATHRSDGRYAVDSSRDLKPGHVPLTRTRG
- a CDS encoding amino acid ABC transporter permease, with product MDFSTDIFLDYLTRPEFLSAAGVTLAVAVAAQLIGIAVGLVLALFGMSRYAPLRWFTHGYIWLIRGTPPLVQLMLLYFGLPQLGIRLTVLQAGLIGLGAYAGAFMAEIIRSGLASVSSDQMQAARSMGFSRLQSIRYVVMPQALRVMLPPFGNEFASMMRTTSLLSVISFEELLRVTRMAINETYRVIELYSVAAVYYLAMYSLWLFVQAYLEKAARRGVTARPATAPTEIKGAQ
- a CDS encoding amino acid ABC transporter permease/ATP-binding protein; translation: MQGFDLQAFLGFVSSPLMAKAAWVTIWVAVAAQTIGTVLGTGLGVALTSGRPWLTWPARTYLWVFKGTPLLAQILFFYSALPQLGLPLGLIATGLLGLGLNEAARMADIVRSGLMAVPDTQREAAASLGLRPSVAFRKVILPQAVRTILPPLGNNFAYMIKATSLLATISFAELLRMSQQLAQSTARPLEAYLGASVWYLVLISVWTVIQKYLERHFALKESMEASDDTGRAMRAPTGKVEARVEVPRSSAEVVIEATGVSKSFSGHMALHPTDLEVRRGEVVVVLGPSGSGKSTLLRTLNWIEAADDGDVWIEGKSLAWTEGRNGRRRRPEREIDRIRQRIGMVFQNFALFPTYTARQNVALGLMRLRGVKRAEALSRADDLLARVSLGDKTEAFPIELSGGQRQRVAIARAMSMEPVALLFDEPTSALDPETVGEVLTSMTDLAKAGATMVIVTHELGFAKKAADRIVFMEDGHKIMDLPVDRAFAPDAPPRFRAFLELVDAKPQSA
- a CDS encoding VIT1/CCC1 transporter family protein, with the protein product MSRLSHSEIHMVHRIGWLRAAVLGANDGLVSTASLVVGVAAAGSGKPEVLIAGLAGLVAGAMSMAAGEYVSVSSLTDAEQADLARETRELAETPEAELEELTRIYVDRGLDRDLAEKVAHQLTERDALGSHARDELGISETVTARPIQAALVSALTFALGAVVPLIVVLLAPETSIALFVAASTIVGLAVLGGLGASAGGAGVVRGAARVTLWGALAMAATAAVGAVFGVTVG
- a CDS encoding heavy metal translocating P-type ATPase encodes the protein METTRTDRFKTAILLIAATGLFAGLVFYFSGRPNAANLIWIAGVVPALAALVVEILRSLRSGEVGLDIVAALSMSAALVFGETLAAAVVAVMYSGGTFLEAFAEGRARREMHDLLSRVPRTATRHRNGGLEEIPLDHIAPGDRLLIRQGDVVPVDGTVASETAFVDTSALTGESLPVRLAHGAEAMSGSTNAGEAFDLTATRETKDSTYAGIVRLVEEAQASKAPMSRLADRWSLGFLAVTVSIAFAAWWFTGDPIRAVAVLVVATPCPLILAVPVALVAGLSRAAHFGVLIKGAGPLETMARIRTLILDKTGTLTDGRPQIVSIDSHDGMAEDDILRLAAALDQASKHPVAQAIVAAAKARGFTLPVPSDVAEIPGEGVVGHVEGRKVIVGGDGFVAARVGRQPGDHSAIAAGSVLVAVAVDGQMAGHLVMSDPLREGAGAMLDGLRREGIARILLATGDRADVAERVTEGLGLDGLRAGLTPDQKVLLVLSERKRGPVMMVGDGVNDAPALAAADVGVAMGARGAAASAEAADVVLLVDRIDRLGPGIEIARGARRIAVESVVAGIGLSVMGMIAAAFGYLTPVQGALLQEIIDVAVILNALRALRIAPHEPTIPNPKAVSSGQADIAQGATP